A DNA window from Penaeus vannamei isolate JL-2024 chromosome 5, ASM4276789v1, whole genome shotgun sequence contains the following coding sequences:
- the LOC113819793 gene encoding zinc finger protein SNAI2, giving the protein MPSSFMVKRNYAHCPLKKRPLALYNEPATSQPEQEQPEDLSVKRPRLESPPAAASAPSALPEVYSPAMTSHPMSFMPSLPSVPSMPSTAVPTVLSSVSRLAPPSPPAARAAENLPSLAEYYLQLFRSTSDAETRRPEPRPALPQWSTPYLPPSPQASPVTSEQMPVSPVPFHCYPDSSALISPVSTCSSTASESEDDAGTPRQRREARYSCSDCGKSYSTYSGLSKHKQFHCAALGAKSFGCKHCDKVYTSLGALKMHIRTHTLPCKCHLCGKAFSRPWLLQGHIRTHTGEKPFQCSQCDRCFADRSNLRAHLQTHADVKKYACATCHKTFSRMSLLNKHTEAACPARPQQQQELQHEQPPASPSEADQ; this is encoded by the coding sequence ATGCCGAGCTCATTCATGGTCAAGCGCAACTATGCGCACTGCCCACTCAAGAAGCGTCCTTTGGCACTATACAATGAACCAGCCACATCGCAACCAGAACAGGAACAACCCGAGGATCTTAGTGTAAAACGCCCTCGTCTAGAATCACCTCCAGCAGCAGCTTCAGCGCCTTCTGCACTTCCAGAAGTGTACTCTCCTGCTATGACAAGTCATCCCATGTCCTTCATGCCATCTCTACCAAGTGTACCATCTATGCCAAGTACCGCAGTGCCGACAGTGCTTTCCTCAGTGTCTCGTTTggccccaccatcccctcctgcAGCCAGAGCAGCCGAGAACCTTCCATCGTTGGCCGAGTATTACCTCCAGCTCTTCCGCAGTACTTCTGATGCAGAGACTCGCCGGCCTGAGCCTCGGCCTGCCCTTCCTCAGTGGTCTACGCCTTACCTGCCTCCGTCGCCACAGGCCTCTCCCGTCACGTCAGAGCAAATGCCAGTCAGCCCTGTGCCCTTCCACTGCTACCCAGACTCCTCTGCCCTCATCTCTCCAgtctccacctgctcctccacaGCTTCAGAATCCGAGGATGACGCAGGCACGCCCCGTCAGCGCCGTGAAGCTCGTTACTCGTGCAGTGATTGTGGCAAGTCCTACTCCACCTACTCCGGCCTCAGCAAACACAAGCAGTTCCACTGCGCGGCCTTGGGAGCCAAGTCCTTCGGCTGCAAGCACTGCGACAAGGTGTACACGAGCCTGGGCGCCCTCAAGATGCACATCCGCACCCACACCCTGCCGTGCAAGTGCCACCTGTGCGGAAAGGCCTTCTCGCGCCCGTGGCTCCTGCAGGGCCACATCAGAACCCACACGGGAGAGAAGCCCTTCCAGTGCTCGCAGTGCGACCGCTGCTTCGCCGACCGCAGCAACCTCCGGGCTCACCTCCAAACGCACGCCGACGTCAAGAAGTACGCCTGCGCCACCTGCCACAAGACCTTCTCCAGGATGTCCCTTCTCAACAAGCACACCGAAGCCGCCTGCCCCGCACGACCACAGCAGCAACAGGAACTACAACACGAGCAGCCCCCTGCCAGCCCCTCCGAGGCCGACCAGTAG